A window of the Cystobacter fuscus genome harbors these coding sequences:
- a CDS encoding tetratricopeptide repeat protein produces MGDFLRRLRGEELKSAPTVTSAQLSLADTLNKKGEAAYHAKKLDEAVSLYLEAIANNPEHGQAYSNLGLAYQKLNRNAEALWANRKAIALASGPNTDTVKASSYFNIARVYENDGLWAEALDSYQSALGHKDHPAYRGGIEKMKQKLGQN; encoded by the coding sequence GTGGGCGACTTCCTCCGGCGCCTGCGCGGAGAGGAGCTCAAGTCCGCGCCGACCGTGACGAGCGCGCAGCTCTCGCTCGCCGACACGCTCAACAAGAAGGGCGAGGCCGCCTACCACGCGAAGAAGCTGGACGAGGCGGTGTCGCTCTACCTGGAGGCCATCGCCAACAACCCCGAGCACGGGCAGGCGTACAGCAACCTCGGGCTCGCGTACCAGAAGCTCAACCGTAACGCCGAGGCCCTGTGGGCCAACCGCAAGGCCATTGCCCTGGCCTCCGGGCCCAACACCGACACGGTGAAGGCCAGCTCCTATTTCAACATCGCCCGCGTCTACGAGAACGATGGCCTGTGGGCCGAGGCGCTCGACAGCTACCAGTCCGCGCTCGGCCACAAGGATCATCCCGCCTACCGCGGTGGCATCGAGAAGATGAAGCAGAAGCTCGGCCAGAACTGA